AAGGGAGCCTGGGTGACCAAACGCCTCCTCATCACCGGCGCCTCGTCCGGCATCGGCCGGGCGCTCGCGCTCGCCTATGCGAAGGAGGGCGCGAGCCTCTGCCTGCTCGGCCGCGATGAAACCCGCCTTGCGGCGACCGCCGAGGCCTGCCGCGCCGCCGGCGCCGCCGATGTCGAGGCGGCGACAGCCGACGTCCGCGACCGCGAGGCCATGGCGCGGCTCGTCGAGGCGGCCCATGCGGCGCGGCCGATCGACATTCTCGTCGCCAACGCCGGCGTCGCCACCGGCCTGTCGCCCGGGCAGGTTCTGGAGACCCCCGAGGCAGTCCGCGCCATGATGGCGATCAATGTCAACGGGGTCTTCAACACGGTGGAGCCGATCATTCCCGCCATGTGCGCGCGGGGCGGGCATCTGGCGATCGTGGGCTCCATGGCCGGCGTGCGCAGCCTGCCCTATTCGCCGGCCTATTGCGCCGCCAAGGCCAGCGTTCACATGTGGGCGGATTGCCTGCGCGGCCGGCTCGCGCCGCATGGCGTGGCGGTGAGCCTCATCGTGCCGGGCTTCGTCGAAACCCCCATGTCGACGCGCACCAAATCCTGGCAGCCCGGCGCCATGTCCGACGCGAAGGCGGCGGAGATCATCAAGCGGGGGCTTGACAGACGCCGGCCTGTCATCGCCTTTCCGCAATACATGTATTACGCCATGCGCCTGTTCACCTTCCTGCCGTCGGGCCTCGTCGATGGCGTCATGCGGCGCTTCCACGTGGACGTGCCGGAA
The DNA window shown above is from Methylocystis echinoides and carries:
- a CDS encoding SDR family NAD(P)-dependent oxidoreductase — translated: MTKRLLITGASSGIGRALALAYAKEGASLCLLGRDETRLAATAEACRAAGAADVEAATADVRDREAMARLVEAAHAARPIDILVANAGVATGLSPGQVLETPEAVRAMMAINVNGVFNTVEPIIPAMCARGGHLAIVGSMAGVRSLPYSPAYCAAKASVHMWADCLRGRLAPHGVAVSLIVPGFVETPMSTRTKSWQPGAMSDAKAAEIIKRGLDRRRPVIAFPQYMYYAMRLFTFLPSGLVDGVMRRFHVDVPETSEREAS